From the Brassica napus cultivar Da-Ae chromosome A8, Da-Ae, whole genome shotgun sequence genome, one window contains:
- the LOC111198426 gene encoding dolichyl-diphosphooligosaccharide--protein glycosyltransferase subunit 2-like: MLAVKVSTVLGSKTAALNVKLAQALSSGSKGSVINNQELKFDADSATYFLDSFPENFDVGKYTFVFEILLDESAQEKLYITEAQTKIPIAATGAISIENAEIAVLDGDVGSVESQKKLDLTKDGAVSLSANHLQKLRLSYQLNTPLGHVFKPHQAFLKLKHESQVEHIFLVKTSGKKSELVLDFLGLVEKLYYLSGKYEIQLTIGDASMENSLLSNIGHIELDLPERPEKAAQPPVQPTDPYSRYGPKAEISHIFRVPEKLPAKQLSLVFLGLIVLPFIAFLIGLTRLGVNIKSFPSSVGAATSALLFHGGIGAVLNIKALSLLGVFLSFVGHSTLSHLASASNKLKSA, from the exons ATGTTGGCG GTTAAAGTTAGCACTGTACTCGGTTCTAAGACAGCAGCTCTTAATGTGAAGCTCGCACAAGCTCTAAGTTCTGGATCAAAGGGTTCTGTAATTAACAACCAG GAGCTTAAGTTTGACGCTGATAGTGCAACGTACTTTCTGGACTCATTTCCCGAGAACTTTGATGTTGGAAAGTATACATTTGTATTTGAG ATTTTGCTTGATGAGTCGGCACAAGAAAAACTATACATAACCGAAGCTCAAACAAAAATACCTATAGCCGCCACAGGAGCTATTAGCATTGAGAACGCAGAAATTGCTGTACTTGACGGTGACGTTGGGAGCGTTGAATCTCAGAAAAA GCTAGATTTAACTAAAGATGGAGCAGTATCGTTATCAGCTAACCATCTCCAAAAGCTACGCCTGTCATACCAGTTAAATACTCCACTTGGCCATGTGTTTAAGCCACACCAG GCATTTCTCAAGCTGAAACATGAGTCACAGGTCGAGCATATCTTTCTCGTGAAAACTTCTGGAAAGAAGTCTGAATTAGTTCTA GATTTTCTTGGATTGGTTGAGAAGCTCTACTACCTGTCTGGTAAGTATGAGATCCAGCTAACTATTGGAGATGCTTCAATG GAGAACTCTTTGTTGAGTAATATTGGCCACATCGAACTAGATCTACCAGAACGTCCAGAGAAGGCGGCTCAGCCTCCTGTACAGCCTACTGATCCTTACTCAAGATATGGGCCAAAGGCTGAGATATCACACATCTTCCGAGTTCCAGAAAAGCTTCCGGCCAAGCAGCTTTCACTAGTTTTCTTGGGTCTTATAGTTCTCCCATTCATCGCCTTCCTGATTGGG CTTACACGGTTGGGAGTGAACATAAAGAGCTTCCCATCATCGGTTGGAGCTGCAACATCTGCTCTACTTTTCCATGGCGGCATTGGAGCTGTTCTGAACATAAAGGCACTTTCTTTGTTGGGAGTGTTTCTGTCGTTCGTGGGACACAGTACACTCTCTCACCTCGCATCAGCATCGAACAAGTTGAAATCTGCTTGA